A stretch of DNA from Luteolibacter yonseiensis:
CGGTTTCGCGGGATCAGACGCGCTGGCAATCAAGCCGAACGTCAGATTTTTCAAGGGCCGGTAATATGCGATGCTGTCTTTGTAAGCCATCGAAGCAACGGGGGAAATCCCCTTCGCCAGCATGTCTTGGGAATAAATGATTGCCGCGGAGTCATCCGAGAAAGGCGGTGAACCCCGGCCCGGCCATACCGAAAGGAGGAAAATGAGGGACAGAATTCCGAGAACGGTGAGTGGTTTCGGGCAGGGTGTGGTTTGTGTGGGGCTGGTCATGACGTGAGTAGGTCACGATCCATGGAGGCTTGAAGGCGCGGTCCGGGAAACCGGACCGTGCCAGCGCTTCCCCACAATAAAAAGAAAACCCCGCTTCCAGCGAGGAAGCGGGGTAAACGATTTTGTGGTCAGATCATAATGCTACGTGTCCTTACGTGTAGGCACGATGATGTATTCTTTCGGCATTTGCTGATACTTTCTCCAAATGGGAACGTCACGGGTTGTTCCCTGCTTCATCAGTTCGGCGAGGTTTCGAACGTTTTTCCGGGCATAGATCATAGCCTCATAGGTGAACGAACAAAATCTCATCCATAGGGTCACCACCACCCCCGCTAGCAGACCAACGATTGACACGCCGATCAGGATGGGAATGTGCAGGTGATCGACTTGCGCAGCGTAAATGACGACGGCAACCAACGTGCCGCAAATCGCCCCCGTAATGTGGAGGATCATGTAGGCGAGTTCCTCGATTCTATCCAGATTTCGGGGGACCTTACCGGCAGCTACATCCCTGTGCGCCAAATCTGAAGCGCGATTTACCCTCCCAATATTGATTGCGACGATACCTCTGCGAATGAGACTGAGAGCAGTGAACCCAACAATGACTTTGAACAAGACTGCGACGAATCCCGTTAGATAAGCGGACACCCTTCCTTCGGCCCCTAATAGTTCAAATAGATTTCCGCACCAGCGTAGGGCCACAAGCAGAAAAACAATTTGCACACATCGATATGTCCAAGTTTTTTGCCGGATCGAATTCAGGCGGTTCCGCAATGGCTCCGGCATCGGCAGCAGTTTCTGAGGGTCAATCGTCGGGGAATTTCCATTCTCCGCAGCCCTCCGACGTAGTTTACTTAAAAAATCGCCGTCCTGTTCTTCGGCTTTTGCTTGATCGTCAACTTTTTCGCTCATGGATTTATGATTTTTGAAGAAATTCGGCGCCGTTCCCGATTTTTGGATTTTCCAGGGATTCAGCTCCTAGTGACGGGTTATCTGCGACGGCGGAGGGCAAACGGGATTCCGGCAAGGGTGAGCAGCGCAACCGAGGGCTCGGGGATCTGGGTGGTAATCCAGCCGGAGTTTTGGAGTGCCTGAATGTCAGCCTCGGTAAGTCCCGCCTGCTGGCCGATACCAACTTGGCTTGCCGGGTCGGTTCCGATGGCGCGGATCAGTTCGCGCAGCGCGACAGATTCCAGGCTGTATTCGTCCCCGGCTGTCACCCCGTCAAAACCCATGCCCCACAGTCCCCGGGATGTATCCCATTTGACCGTTCCATCGAACCACACCGCCCCGGCGGTGGGACCGATGCCGATGCTGAACGGACCGGTCGCGTTGAAGCCGCCGGTCGGTCCACTGTAGGTGAGACTGCCATTGATGGTGGAATTACGGATGTCACCGCGCTGAAAAAGCGCGGTTGCGTTTCCGGCGGCGGCGTTGACCGCATCGTTCCAAGAGGGCACGTATCCGACGCCAAGGGTGGTGATGGCCACATCCGCCGGACGACCTTTTGCGATGGAACTTCCACTGCCGAATTGCCGAAGACCCACGTAGATTCTGATTTCATCGGCAATCCACGTCTCCTTTGCGAGGCGAGTGAAATCACCGGTGGAGGGGTTGTTAATGGTATAGGACGCGGAGAGGCTTGCGATGGTCGTCAACCCGAGCCCATCGCTGTTGGTCCAGGTCGCGCTTCCTGTGGCGGTGCGGGTGCCGAGGGTCGCAAGCTGGCCGTCAGCGAGTCGCGCACTCAGGGTGTGGGCGGCGGATTCGATTGCGGTCCGGGCGGCGGTTCCAAAACCGAAATAGCCGTTATCGTAGGAGTAATCGACAACGATCGTAACCGCCGGAGCGGAGGTGGCGGTAAGAAGAAAGGTGAGAAGGAATCGGTGCATTGTGGGATGTTGTTGAGAACGACCTGTCAGGCCGGGCAACCGGCGTGATGGGGTTCTTAGTTAAGGTGATTTCCCCACGCGGTGTCAACTGACCACATTGGGTTTTCTGCTGAGCCTCTAACCTCGCGGGTGATACAATCCACCGATGCCCAAACCGGAACCTGACCAAAAACCGCCGTGGCCGGCCGATGCCGATCACGCGTTTGTTGCGTCATTCTTGGTGCTTCTCAAACAGGCCAGGGAAGACCAAGGGCTAAGCTTGCGGGAACTGGCCGCCAAGACGGGCATTGACCACGGGATCATCGGTCGTGGCGAGAGGATGGAACGAATTCCTTCGATTGTCACCATGCGCCGCTGGGTACGCGGGCTTGGCTTGGACTGGCAGGAAGTCTACCGGGACGCAGAAAATGCCGGTTTGTAGCAGGAAGGCCGGACATAGTCGAAACTGTTATCCAAGACCCCCGGATCTGGACTCTCGGTCTCTGAACTGCCAGAGTATCGTTGGTTCTCTCTCAGTGGGCGCTCTGTGGGCCGCTTATACTCAGCTCCTTCAAACGAGCGCGAACCTTCTCCCAAGCTTCACTCCCGAAAATACGAGCGAAGTAGTCTTCGGTGTCTGTGATTCGATCATGGGAGACAAGACGACGACCTACCTCGCGGTCGATCTCGAAGGTTAGCCTGTCGTTTTCGAACTGATCGGCAATATCAGTGAGGTGATAGGCTCTCAATATGTGGACGAATAGTGTGTCACGAATTTTGTCTAACAGCTCATCAAGTTCTTTTGAAATATCCTGATAGTCTTCAGGTCCGTCCCCTTTTGCCCAGTATTCGTCAGTCTTCAATCCATCTCGCCTTTCGAACTCACGCAGCTTTCCGGCGAGATCCGCGAGTTGGCCGCGGCTAAAAGCAACCGAGGTGGCATCTTGGCATATGCCCTCTACCGCGTAGGCCGCGTGGAAAATAACATGCTCAGGAAGGAAATTCGGGTGCCTCGCCACCTCGCAGGCCTGGAGCATGGTGAGGTGAGCGAGCCTGGCTGAATCATCGGGTGTACGGTCAGCCTGCGGAATACGCCTGAGCTTCTGGGCAGCCCCAACTAACTCTGTGAGACTGCCTTCAACATTATCTAGATCCCGCTTGATGACAGAAGGATCAATGTTGAGAAAAATATCCAGCATTCGCTCGGTGTGAAGCATGGGGGTAGTTTGCTTCCTCGCCGAAATTTCCACAAGATCCGAGTGCCGGAGTTCGGTATGCGGAGTAAACGCTGCTCTCTCTGAATCCTTCCGCACCGTACCGGATCGCCCCAGTCTGACCGGATGTCCTCCAAGACCATCCCCAAACCGTGGCGCGTCGCCGACTTGACCTTCATCGAAATCGAGATCACCCACCCCACCGACAGGCAACTGCGGGTCGAGTTCGACTGCGGGCTGCGCCTCGTCATCGCCGACGAACGACAGATCCCTCTCGCCGCCCGCCTTATCGAAACGTTGCGTGCCGGGAAGGGAGGTCTCAAGTGATAGGCTTTCCCTCCGGCGTGCGGGTGCATCTAGCGATCGAACCCCACGACATGCGCAAGTCCTTCAACGGTCTCGCCGCCGTCGCCGGACATCTCGCGGTCCGGGGACTGGAAAGCGGAGCCCTCTTCGCCTTCACCAACAAACGGCGAAACCGTCTCAAAGTCCTCTACTACGACCGCACGGGCGTCTGCGTGCTCTCGAAAAGGCTTGAGACCGGCACATCCACCCGGCCCGCTCCTTCGTCCGCCGGGGCCTCCACCTGACAGTGGTCTCCTATGGCATGCTGTGGAACGCGCATTTGACCAAATCCACGCGCAAAACAAAGTCATTAAATTCCACAGCCATTCTCCAAGGGCTGGCGCAGCACTTCGAGCGTCTGCCTGCGGAACTCGGGCAGCTCGTCGAGGAAAAGCACGCCGTGGTGCGCCAGCGAGACCTCGCCGGGGCCGGGGTTCTGTCCGCCACCCAGCAGGCCCGCGTCCGAGATGGTGTGGTGCGGCGCGCGGAAGGGGCGGGTTGTTATAAATGATTTCTTGGAATCGAGCATGCCCGTCACCGAGTGGATCTTGGTGGTCTCGATGGCGTCGTCCTCCGTCATGTCCGGCATGATGGTGGGGATGCGCTTGGCGAGCATGGATTTCCCGGTGCCCGGCGGCCCGACCATGATGATGTTGTGTCCTCCGGCGGCGGCGACCTCCAGCGCCCGCTTGAC
This window harbors:
- the tnpB gene encoding IS66 family insertion sequence element accessory protein TnpB (TnpB, as the term is used for proteins encoded by IS66 family insertion elements, is considered an accessory protein, since TnpC, encoded by a neighboring gene, is a DDE family transposase.), which produces MRVHLAIEPHDMRKSFNGLAAVAGHLAVRGLESGALFAFTNKRRNRLKVLYYDRTGVCVLSKRLETGTSTRPAPSSAGAST
- a CDS encoding helix-turn-helix domain-containing protein; amino-acid sequence: MPKPEPDQKPPWPADADHAFVASFLVLLKQAREDQGLSLRELAAKTGIDHGIIGRGERMERIPSIVTMRRWVRGLGLDWQEVYRDAENAGL